In Amycolatopsis endophytica, the following are encoded in one genomic region:
- the treS gene encoding maltose alpha-D-glucosyltransferase, whose protein sequence is MDDERDPGDEEHPHQPSEISYEEYRHPARPRSLRHRPRVRWPFTRRSVTRDGPADGGNPAYVEWLRSQSMLADANEISRQFSGQGTMWRNPYAHPASRHAVETASVWFTAYPISLITRPGESFLAALADEDLWKAFATIGIDAVHTGPVKRAGGIQGWEYTPSVDGHFDRISTQLDPTFGTEAEFRAMCGMATFHGGTIIDDVVPGHTGKGADFRLAEMNVGDYPGIYHMVEIEEEDWEHLPEVPPGRDSVNIDAVCEDWLDKAGYIIGPLQRVIFYAEGVKETNWSVTRAVAGPDGVRRRWVYLHYFKDGQPSINWLDPSFAGMRLVIGDALHSLADLGSGGLRLDANGFLGVEKSAEGLPAWSEGHPLSEAANQLIGSMVRKVGGFTFQELNLTIDDIRVTSEAGADLSYDFINRPAYQHALATGDTEFLRLTLRSSLDLGVEPASLVHALQNHDELTYELVHWATGHQDDVYHYKGEEVTGGELAGRIRADLIGALTGPDHPYNRIFTTNGIACTTATIIAATLGFPSLDSIGEGTDVHRIRRAHLLLAMFNALQPGVFALSGWDLCGMLTLPAGEVGELIAGGDTRWIHRAAHDLMGVAPEASKSQAGMPRGRSLYGPIPDQLDDDTSFLRQLQAILAVRGHYGIATSRQVDIPDVSHKGLLVMVHELATAGQVQLTVLNFRAEPVSGTVRSGWLPPGGEIRDMFAGDPVAVVDDLHSFSLDLDPHQGMSLLVTTPDVDRATMGA, encoded by the coding sequence GTGGACGACGAACGGGATCCCGGGGACGAGGAGCACCCGCACCAGCCCAGTGAGATCAGCTACGAGGAGTACCGGCATCCCGCGCGGCCGCGCAGTCTGCGGCACCGTCCGCGCGTGCGGTGGCCGTTCACGCGGCGGTCGGTCACCCGCGACGGCCCGGCCGACGGCGGGAACCCGGCGTACGTGGAGTGGTTGCGCAGCCAGTCGATGCTGGCCGACGCCAACGAGATCAGCCGCCAGTTCTCCGGCCAGGGCACCATGTGGCGCAACCCCTACGCCCACCCGGCGTCGCGGCACGCCGTGGAAACCGCGTCGGTGTGGTTCACCGCGTACCCGATCTCGCTGATCACCCGGCCCGGCGAGTCGTTCCTGGCCGCGCTGGCCGACGAGGACCTGTGGAAGGCGTTCGCCACCATCGGGATCGACGCCGTCCACACCGGACCGGTCAAGCGGGCGGGCGGCATCCAGGGCTGGGAGTACACCCCGAGCGTCGACGGCCACTTCGACCGGATCAGCACCCAACTGGATCCGACGTTCGGCACCGAAGCCGAGTTCCGTGCCATGTGCGGGATGGCGACCTTCCACGGCGGCACGATCATCGACGACGTCGTGCCCGGCCACACCGGCAAGGGCGCCGACTTCCGCCTCGCCGAGATGAACGTCGGCGACTACCCCGGCATTTACCACATGGTCGAGATCGAGGAGGAGGACTGGGAGCACCTGCCCGAGGTCCCGCCCGGCCGCGACTCGGTGAACATCGACGCGGTGTGCGAGGACTGGCTGGACAAGGCCGGCTACATCATCGGCCCGCTGCAGCGCGTGATCTTCTACGCCGAAGGTGTGAAGGAGACGAACTGGAGCGTCACCCGTGCGGTCGCCGGACCGGACGGGGTGCGCCGCCGGTGGGTGTATCTGCACTACTTCAAGGACGGTCAGCCCTCGATCAACTGGCTGGACCCGTCGTTCGCCGGCATGCGCCTGGTCATCGGCGACGCCCTGCACTCGCTGGCCGACCTCGGCTCGGGCGGGCTCCGCCTGGACGCCAACGGCTTCCTCGGCGTGGAGAAGAGCGCCGAGGGCCTGCCCGCGTGGTCGGAGGGGCATCCGCTGTCGGAGGCGGCGAACCAGCTGATCGGCAGCATGGTCCGCAAGGTCGGCGGGTTCACCTTCCAGGAGCTGAACCTGACCATCGACGACATCCGGGTCACCTCGGAAGCGGGCGCGGACCTGTCCTACGACTTCATCAACCGGCCCGCCTACCAGCACGCGCTGGCCACCGGGGACACCGAGTTCCTGCGACTGACGCTGCGCAGCTCGCTGGATCTGGGCGTCGAGCCCGCGTCGCTGGTGCACGCGCTGCAGAACCACGACGAGCTGACCTACGAGCTGGTGCACTGGGCGACCGGGCACCAGGACGACGTCTACCACTACAAGGGTGAGGAGGTCACCGGCGGCGAGCTGGCCGGGCGGATCCGGGCGGACCTCATCGGGGCGCTGACCGGCCCGGACCACCCGTACAACCGGATCTTCACCACGAACGGCATCGCGTGCACGACCGCGACGATCATCGCCGCCACGCTGGGTTTCCCGAGCCTGGACTCGATCGGCGAGGGCACCGACGTGCACCGGATCCGGCGCGCGCACCTGCTGCTGGCGATGTTCAACGCATTGCAGCCCGGTGTGTTCGCGCTGTCCGGGTGGGACCTGTGCGGCATGCTCACGCTGCCCGCCGGTGAGGTCGGCGAGCTGATCGCGGGCGGCGACACCCGCTGGATCCACCGCGCCGCCCACGATCTCATGGGCGTCGCACCGGAGGCGTCGAAGTCCCAGGCCGGGATGCCGCGTGGCCGCAGCCTCTACGGTCCGATCCCCGACCAGCTCGACGACGACACGAGTTTCCTACGGCAGTTGCAGGCGATCCTGGCGGTGCGCGGCCACTACGGCATCGCGACCAGCCGTCAGGTCGACATCCCGGACGTGTCCCACAAGGGACTGCTGGTCATGGTGCACGAGCTGGCCACGGCGGGCCAGGTGCAGCTGACGGTGCTGAACTTCCGCGCCGAGCCGGTGTCGGGCACCGTCCGGTCCGGATGGCTGCCGCCCGGCGGCGAAATCCGCGACATGTTCGCGGGCGATCCGGTGGCGGTGGTCGACGACCTGCACAGTTTCAGCCTCGACCTCGACCCGCACCAGGGCATGTCGCTGCTGGTCACCACCCCGGACGTGGATCGTGCGACGATGGGCGCGTGA
- a CDS encoding class I adenylate-forming enzyme family protein has protein sequence MASQSAFLTAVLAALARGGDDVLFGGDAPVTYREARDVLFRLHAGLGDTGVVAVDLANRPDTVLVQLAAMLRGARVLLVAASAPRADQLAAAAAAGVTTVVTDRPGAWSGDDVRTPADLDGEPVPVVLPAAVDVLFPTGGTTGVPKLIRHSGIYDGMAHIFTPSPSQRERVLVVAPLTHLTGHASVVGALLRGDSVFVHKGFDAGAVLDTIGRHRITSLSLTPPRLAALLDHPARPGTRLDSVRSLSLGAAPLPPHRLAQALEVFGPVVGQGYGLTEAPMIASISAAELAGRPDRLSSVGRIVPGMEARTVDGEVQVRGLSMMDGYLGAPPVGDGWLRTGDLGRFDSEGYLHLLDRADDVVVLGEHGTKVAPAVVEYALAAHPCVRDAAVFGLPGDDGPMLHAVVVADGPVSADEIRNHARTTFDRDHYVPATVEFADALPLTGAGKVDKRALRAARTGRHAEEPADEK, from the coding sequence GTGGCTTCGCAGAGTGCCTTCCTGACCGCCGTGCTCGCTGCCCTGGCCCGCGGCGGGGACGACGTGCTGTTCGGCGGCGACGCTCCGGTGACCTACCGCGAGGCCCGTGATGTGTTGTTCCGCCTGCACGCGGGCCTCGGCGATACCGGCGTGGTGGCCGTCGACCTGGCGAACCGGCCCGACACCGTGCTCGTGCAGCTCGCGGCGATGCTGCGGGGCGCGCGTGTGCTGCTCGTGGCGGCCTCGGCGCCCCGCGCGGACCAGCTCGCCGCGGCGGCCGCGGCCGGGGTCACCACCGTGGTCACCGACCGGCCCGGCGCATGGTCCGGCGACGACGTCCGGACACCGGCCGACCTCGACGGCGAGCCGGTGCCCGTGGTGCTGCCCGCCGCGGTGGACGTGCTCTTCCCGACCGGTGGCACCACCGGCGTGCCGAAACTCATCCGCCACAGCGGGATCTACGACGGTATGGCGCACATCTTCACGCCGTCACCGTCGCAGCGCGAGCGGGTGCTCGTGGTCGCCCCGCTGACCCATCTGACCGGCCACGCGAGCGTCGTCGGCGCGCTGCTGCGCGGCGACTCGGTTTTCGTCCACAAGGGATTCGACGCCGGCGCGGTGCTCGACACGATCGGACGGCACCGGATCACGTCGCTGTCGCTGACCCCGCCGCGCCTGGCCGCGTTGCTCGACCATCCGGCGCGCCCCGGCACCCGGCTCGACAGTGTCCGGTCCCTCTCGCTGGGCGCCGCGCCGTTGCCGCCGCACCGCTTGGCGCAGGCGCTGGAGGTGTTCGGGCCGGTCGTCGGGCAGGGGTACGGCCTCACCGAGGCGCCCATGATCGCGAGCATCTCCGCCGCGGAGCTGGCCGGGCGCCCCGACCGGCTGTCCTCGGTCGGCCGGATCGTGCCGGGCATGGAAGCACGCACCGTCGACGGCGAGGTCCAGGTACGGGGACTGTCCATGATGGACGGATACCTCGGCGCGCCGCCGGTCGGCGACGGCTGGCTGCGCACCGGCGACCTCGGCCGGTTCGACAGCGAGGGCTACCTCCACCTGCTCGACCGGGCCGACGACGTCGTCGTGCTGGGGGAGCACGGCACGAAGGTCGCGCCCGCCGTGGTGGAGTACGCCCTGGCGGCCCACCCGTGCGTGCGTGACGCCGCGGTGTTCGGTCTCCCCGGCGACGACGGACCCATGCTGCACGCCGTGGTGGTCGCCGACGGCCCGGTCAGCGCCGACGAGATCCGGAACCACGCGCGAACCACCTTCGACCGCGACCACTACGTCCCGGCGACGGTGGAGTTCGCCGACGCGCTGCCCCTGACCGGCGCCGGCAAGGTCGACAAGCGGGCCCTGCGCGCGGCGAGGACGGGCCGGCACGCGGAGGAGCCCGCCGACGAGAAGTGA
- a CDS encoding LacI family DNA-binding transcriptional regulator translates to MTGIEPVRKGRASSRGRKPTMSDVAERAGVSRALVSLVFRGKEGASAATRQRVFDAAAEIGYRPDSLARTLRSNRTYHLGVVFDLRRPFEVEFVEHLFPLVRELERHLVLGAVTPDRDHDHVIDELLRYRCEGLIVIGPEPRDRALRAVSAEVAVVEVGRGLTGGNVDVVRSDDADGIRQAVDHLVSLGHRDIAHVDGDDLPAARERRIGYEQAMRAHGLSGHLRVVTGGYTEDDGARAGRELLRDGLPTAVVAAADESAVGLLDVMVRAGVRVPRDLSLVGYNDSRIARLPGIVLTSVRQDIPGMAGFAVQAAVERVEVLDREPRAVALPPRLVVRESTAAPRR, encoded by the coding sequence GTGACGGGGATTGAGCCGGTTCGGAAGGGCCGCGCGTCGAGCCGGGGCCGCAAGCCCACCATGTCCGACGTCGCCGAACGGGCGGGTGTCTCGCGGGCACTGGTCTCGCTCGTGTTCCGCGGCAAGGAGGGCGCCTCCGCCGCGACCCGCCAGCGCGTCTTCGACGCCGCCGCCGAAATCGGTTACCGCCCCGACTCGCTGGCCCGGACGCTGCGCAGCAACCGGACCTACCACCTGGGCGTGGTGTTCGACCTGCGCCGTCCCTTCGAGGTCGAGTTCGTCGAGCACCTGTTCCCGCTGGTGCGCGAGCTGGAGCGGCACCTCGTGCTGGGCGCCGTCACGCCCGATCGCGACCACGACCACGTCATCGACGAACTGCTCCGCTACCGCTGCGAGGGCCTGATCGTCATCGGCCCGGAACCACGGGACCGCGCACTGCGCGCCGTGTCGGCGGAGGTCGCGGTCGTCGAAGTGGGCCGGGGGCTCACCGGGGGCAACGTCGACGTCGTCCGCAGCGACGACGCCGACGGGATCCGGCAGGCCGTCGACCATCTGGTCTCCCTCGGGCACCGCGACATCGCCCACGTCGACGGCGACGACCTGCCCGCCGCGCGCGAACGCCGCATCGGCTACGAGCAGGCGATGCGCGCCCACGGCCTGTCCGGTCACCTCCGGGTGGTCACCGGCGGCTACACCGAGGACGACGGTGCCCGCGCCGGACGGGAACTCCTGCGCGACGGCCTGCCGACCGCGGTCGTCGCGGCCGCCGACGAATCCGCCGTGGGCCTGCTCGACGTGATGGTGCGGGCCGGTGTGCGGGTGCCGCGGGACCTCTCCCTCGTCGGCTACAACGACTCCCGGATCGCCCGCCTGCCGGGAATCGTGCTGACCTCGGTCCGCCAGGACATCCCCGGCATGGCCGGTTTCGCCGTGCAAGCCGCCGTCGAGCGCGTGGAGGTCCTGGACCGGGAACCACGCGCCGTGGCACTCCCACCGCGCCTGGTGGTACGCGAATCCACGGCCGCACCGCGCAGGTGA
- a CDS encoding fatty acid desaturase family protein, with amino-acid sequence MRNKDRLARYSLTGPEAARAVEAGLADGDWFRSAVPRKRMKELMRRSDWPGLRDTGLWLGLMIVAGGLGIFFWGSWAAVPCFLVYGVLYGSASDSRWHECGHGTPFRTRWYSQVVYQLASFFMMREPTVWRWQHARHHTDTLILGRDPEIAVMRPARLARLLANLAGLVDVPVALWAMVRHSAGRLDAEERVFIPESEWHKVFRTSRIWLAIHAGTIAACFAWGSVLPVVLIGGPRIYGTFLHVVYAVTQHAGMGENVLDHRLNTRTVHMSRIHRFLYWNMNYHVEHHMFPMVPSHRLPELHEEIKHDLAPAYPSLWAAYREIVPAVLRQLKDPTFYVRRELPPGAAPYHPRSDGRAQAH; translated from the coding sequence ATGCGGAACAAGGACAGGCTGGCGCGCTACAGCCTCACCGGCCCGGAGGCGGCGCGCGCGGTGGAAGCCGGGCTCGCCGACGGCGACTGGTTCCGCAGCGCCGTGCCGCGCAAGCGGATGAAGGAGCTGATGCGCCGTTCGGACTGGCCCGGTCTGCGGGACACCGGGCTCTGGCTCGGCCTGATGATCGTCGCGGGCGGGCTGGGGATCTTCTTCTGGGGAAGCTGGGCGGCGGTACCGTGCTTCCTGGTCTACGGCGTGCTCTACGGGTCGGCTTCGGACTCACGCTGGCACGAGTGCGGGCACGGCACGCCGTTCCGGACCCGGTGGTACTCGCAGGTCGTCTACCAGCTGGCGTCGTTCTTCATGATGCGCGAGCCCACCGTGTGGCGCTGGCAGCACGCGCGCCATCACACCGATACCCTCATCCTGGGCCGGGACCCGGAGATCGCCGTGATGCGGCCCGCCCGGCTGGCGCGCCTGCTGGCCAACCTGGCCGGACTGGTCGACGTTCCGGTCGCGCTGTGGGCGATGGTGCGGCATTCGGCGGGGCGGCTCGACGCCGAGGAACGCGTGTTCATCCCGGAATCCGAGTGGCACAAGGTGTTCCGCACCTCGCGGATCTGGCTGGCGATCCACGCCGGCACGATCGCGGCGTGCTTCGCGTGGGGCAGTGTCCTGCCGGTCGTGCTGATCGGCGGCCCGCGGATCTACGGGACGTTCCTGCACGTCGTCTACGCGGTGACCCAGCACGCCGGGATGGGGGAGAACGTGCTCGACCACCGGCTCAACACCCGGACCGTCCACATGAGCCGGATCCACCGGTTCCTGTACTGGAACATGAACTACCACGTGGAACACCACATGTTCCCGATGGTGCCCAGTCACCGGCTGCCCGAGCTGCACGAGGAGATCAAGCACGATCTCGCCCCGGCCTACCCGTCGTTGTGGGCGGCCTACCGCGAGATCGTCCCGGCCGTGCTGCGGCAGTTGAAGGATCCCACGTTCTACGTCCGCCGCGAGCTCCCGCCGGGAGCCGCCCCGTATCACCCGCGGTCCGACGGACGCGCGCAGGCTCACTGA
- a CDS encoding MFS transporter, whose protein sequence is MDTATRARRSALYALFALPGLAISSWVTRTPAIRDLLGASTAEMGLVLFGLSAGSMSGILCSGALVARLGARPVAMAGTLGVIVSMPLIGLGGALASSPLVAAGLFLFGLGMGGGEVALNVEGAALERVVGRSVLPAAHGFFSLGTTIGATAGIVLTAADFSVAAHLVTVGVLGVAVFALAIRHVPGEVGRHEKSSAPKTAQAVWKDSRLLLIGALVLAMALAEGTANDWLPLVMVDGHGFDPALGSAIYAVFAASMTAGRFIGGFFLDRYGRAAVMRASAIAGDAGLALVIFVDNQVVAGSAVVLWGLGASLGFPVALSAAGDSGPDPTARVSLAATVGYVAFLVGPPALGFLGDAYGLRHAMIVVLVLVAAATLLAPVVGGSKRA, encoded by the coding sequence TTGGACACCGCCACGCGCGCCCGCAGATCCGCGCTGTACGCGCTCTTCGCCCTGCCGGGACTGGCCATCTCGTCGTGGGTCACGCGCACCCCGGCCATCCGGGACCTGCTCGGCGCGTCCACGGCGGAAATGGGGCTGGTGCTGTTCGGGCTGTCCGCGGGCTCGATGAGCGGGATCCTCTGTTCCGGCGCGCTGGTCGCACGGCTGGGCGCGCGCCCGGTCGCGATGGCGGGCACGCTCGGGGTGATCGTCAGCATGCCGCTGATCGGGCTGGGCGGGGCGCTCGCGTCCAGCCCGCTCGTCGCCGCCGGGCTCTTCCTGTTCGGGCTCGGCATGGGCGGCGGCGAGGTCGCCCTGAACGTCGAAGGCGCCGCGCTGGAACGGGTCGTGGGCCGCTCGGTGCTGCCCGCGGCGCACGGGTTTTTCAGCCTGGGCACCACGATCGGCGCCACGGCGGGCATCGTGCTCACCGCGGCGGACTTCTCCGTCGCCGCGCACCTGGTGACGGTCGGCGTCCTCGGCGTCGCCGTGTTCGCCCTCGCCATCCGGCACGTCCCGGGCGAGGTCGGCCGCCATGAGAAGTCCTCGGCGCCGAAGACGGCCCAGGCGGTGTGGAAGGACTCCCGCCTGCTCCTGATCGGCGCTCTCGTGCTCGCGATGGCACTGGCCGAAGGCACCGCGAACGACTGGCTTCCGCTGGTGATGGTCGACGGTCACGGTTTCGACCCGGCGCTGGGCTCGGCGATCTACGCGGTCTTCGCCGCCTCCATGACGGCGGGGCGGTTCATCGGCGGGTTCTTCCTCGACCGCTACGGGCGGGCGGCGGTCATGCGGGCGAGCGCGATCGCCGGTGACGCCGGGCTGGCACTGGTGATCTTCGTGGACAACCAGGTCGTCGCCGGCTCCGCGGTCGTCCTGTGGGGGCTGGGTGCTTCGCTCGGGTTCCCCGTGGCGCTGTCGGCGGCGGGCGATTCCGGACCGGACCCGACCGCGCGGGTCTCCCTCGCCGCCACCGTCGGCTATGTCGCGTTCCTCGTCGGCCCGCCCGCGCTGGGATTCCTCGGCGACGCCTACGGTCTGCGGCACGCGATGATCGTCGTGCTCGTCCTCGTCGCCGCGGCGACGCTGCTCGCGCCCGTGGTCGGCGGATCGAAGCGGGCATGA
- a CDS encoding TetR/AcrR family transcriptional regulator yields the protein MAGTRRVANDPGRRERILDAALDVIAGHGVHKTTHRRIAERAQVPLGSLTYYFDGLEAIFEQAFARLSELMSQRYRDRLAAARDAGEACEVVTDLICGPDYAGSREVVLLFEMYSYANHNPAVADIARQWLFRSRDALERHFPPRACRAIDALVEGWPMHEVFERAPLERAAVLATVTAIAEHVS from the coding sequence ATGGCTGGGACGAGACGGGTCGCCAACGATCCGGGACGCCGGGAGCGCATCCTCGACGCGGCGCTCGACGTGATCGCCGGGCACGGGGTGCACAAGACGACGCACCGCCGCATCGCCGAACGCGCACAGGTGCCGCTCGGTTCGCTGACCTACTACTTCGACGGCCTGGAGGCGATCTTCGAGCAGGCGTTCGCGCGGTTGTCGGAGCTGATGTCGCAGCGCTACCGGGACCGGCTCGCCGCCGCGCGCGACGCGGGCGAGGCGTGCGAGGTGGTCACCGACCTCATCTGCGGGCCGGACTACGCCGGCTCGCGCGAGGTGGTGCTGCTGTTCGAGATGTACTCCTACGCCAACCACAACCCGGCCGTGGCCGACATCGCGCGGCAGTGGCTGTTCCGCAGCCGCGATGCCCTGGAACGACACTTCCCGCCACGGGCCTGCCGGGCGATCGACGCGCTGGTCGAGGGCTGGCCGATGCACGAGGTTTTCGAGCGGGCGCCACTGGAGCGCGCCGCGGTGCTGGCCACGGTGACGGCGATCGCCGAGCACGTGTCCTGA
- a CDS encoding type ISP restriction/modification enzyme, with product MQGNRRIGNARGSYDVDVVISDFGRAVTRKLRTGQGSPENHLRGPFEKMVAALAAGLGLTITTIGETQLPDLAIRPDYAIDVNGARVGYVELKRPGHGVPGTWSRPAKRDRDQWEKLQLLPNVLYSDGEQFAQYSFGKLQREVAHLEPGLTHAGGRLHAVGSGFARVMTDFLLWEPTRPRTLNELVRMVSRLCRLLRDDVAAEITREQAGLSELRTFSRLATDWRQVLFPNLTDAQFADQYAQTITFALLLARVEGVSFPGRSIGEIARLLGKKHSLMGRALAVLTDQPDEEHSLALTTMLRVLSVVDWAEFPDDSYEMLYEDFLMAYDPSLRRKSGVYYTPASLVSFMTRFVDDVLRERLGRRLGFAEPDVIVVDPAMGTGSFLAEVVNTVAATVRDDEGPGAAAPRLRELAGRLIGFENQAAPYAIAELRMHSLLKKRHRAEVPRSERRFLADTLDDPDAQTLPIGSMYEAIDRSRRGANLVKREEPVMVVIGNPPYADRAKGTAKWIETATTAKTVPSLLAFRKPGNGRLEYVLSNAYVYFWRWATWKAFDAHPGHPAGVVAFVCPAGFLSGPGFAGMREYLRRTADEGWIIDLTPEGHQPPMNTRFFQGNQQPICVAVFIRRGEPDPGAPALVRRTSVEGTTEQKTDALATLTLDGAGWDECSSGWSEPFQPGGPGAWTAMPSVADLFPWTMPGVKPNRTWVYAPDPGTLRKRWSVLTQARPEDRPALLKETRDSQIGAEKPAVPGMAAHRGTLLDETGPCPALTRVAHRPFDRKWVIPDARLHDRPRPPLWGTASARQIFLVEQHAHPITDGPALLFSALIPDMDCFMGHHGGRVAALYRDRPGTIPNLAPGLLDLLAQEFDQTVEPADLLSYVAAVTAHPGFTRRFAGELKVPGIRIPITRRRRLWNEAVRLGRETIWLHSFGDRCADPAAGRGGIPRMTTDGPVVRRPIPDDEDGMPEVVDYDPRTRTLQVGQGEISPVSPEVMTYRVSGTLVVKHWFGYRKRKPTGVRSSPLNDITAGTWTADMTTELVNLLHLLGRCVELEPDQDRVLDKVMNGPLFTIDDLETAGILPVPAAARKAPATQQEADLFSADE from the coding sequence ATGCAGGGGAATCGCCGGATCGGCAATGCGCGGGGCTCCTACGATGTCGATGTCGTCATCTCGGACTTCGGTCGTGCCGTGACTCGCAAGCTCCGCACGGGTCAGGGGTCGCCCGAAAACCATCTCCGCGGACCGTTCGAAAAGATGGTGGCCGCCCTCGCCGCGGGCCTGGGATTGACGATCACCACCATTGGCGAGACACAGCTGCCCGATCTCGCCATCCGGCCGGACTACGCGATCGACGTCAACGGCGCCCGCGTCGGATATGTCGAGTTGAAAAGACCCGGTCATGGAGTGCCGGGAACCTGGTCGAGGCCGGCCAAGCGTGACCGTGATCAGTGGGAGAAGCTCCAGCTGTTACCGAACGTCCTCTACTCCGACGGTGAGCAGTTCGCGCAGTACAGCTTCGGGAAGTTGCAGAGGGAAGTCGCGCATCTGGAACCCGGGCTGACTCATGCCGGCGGAAGACTGCACGCGGTGGGAAGCGGTTTCGCGCGCGTCATGACCGACTTTCTCTTGTGGGAGCCGACCCGGCCGCGCACGCTGAACGAACTCGTCCGCATGGTGTCGAGACTGTGCCGGCTGCTTCGCGACGACGTGGCGGCGGAGATCACGCGCGAACAGGCCGGGCTGTCGGAGCTGCGCACGTTCAGCAGGCTCGCGACGGACTGGCGTCAGGTCCTGTTCCCGAATCTGACCGATGCGCAGTTCGCCGACCAGTACGCCCAGACCATCACTTTCGCGCTCCTGCTCGCTCGTGTCGAAGGCGTCAGTTTCCCGGGCCGGTCGATCGGCGAGATCGCGCGGCTGCTGGGCAAGAAGCACTCCTTGATGGGACGCGCGCTGGCCGTGCTGACCGACCAACCGGACGAAGAGCACAGTCTCGCGCTCACCACGATGCTGCGGGTTCTGAGCGTGGTGGACTGGGCGGAGTTTCCCGATGACTCGTACGAGATGCTGTACGAAGACTTCCTGATGGCGTATGACCCGTCGCTCCGCCGGAAAAGCGGAGTCTATTACACGCCGGCGTCCTTGGTCTCGTTCATGACCCGGTTCGTCGACGACGTACTTCGCGAGCGGTTGGGCCGGCGCCTCGGTTTCGCCGAACCTGACGTGATCGTGGTCGATCCCGCCATGGGGACCGGAAGCTTTTTGGCCGAGGTCGTGAACACCGTCGCTGCCACGGTCCGGGATGACGAGGGGCCGGGTGCGGCTGCCCCTCGCCTCCGCGAGTTGGCAGGCCGCCTGATCGGTTTCGAGAACCAGGCTGCGCCGTACGCTATCGCGGAGTTGCGGATGCACAGCTTGCTGAAGAAGCGCCACCGCGCCGAGGTTCCCAGGAGTGAGCGGCGGTTTCTCGCCGACACCTTGGACGATCCCGATGCGCAGACACTGCCGATCGGGTCGATGTACGAGGCGATCGACCGGTCGAGGCGTGGCGCCAACCTGGTCAAGCGTGAGGAGCCGGTGATGGTCGTGATCGGCAATCCGCCCTATGCCGACAGGGCCAAGGGCACGGCGAAGTGGATCGAGACCGCCACCACCGCCAAGACCGTGCCGAGTCTGCTCGCGTTCCGCAAACCCGGAAACGGACGCCTTGAATACGTGCTGTCGAACGCCTATGTCTACTTCTGGCGCTGGGCGACGTGGAAGGCGTTCGATGCGCACCCTGGCCACCCGGCGGGAGTGGTGGCCTTCGTGTGCCCGGCCGGGTTCCTTTCCGGTCCTGGTTTCGCCGGCATGCGTGAGTACCTCCGTCGCACCGCGGACGAGGGCTGGATCATCGATCTCACCCCGGAAGGTCATCAGCCGCCGATGAACACCAGGTTCTTCCAGGGCAATCAGCAACCGATCTGCGTGGCGGTCTTCATCCGCCGAGGAGAACCGGATCCGGGCGCTCCGGCGCTCGTCCGGCGGACGTCCGTCGAGGGAACGACGGAACAGAAGACGGACGCGCTGGCGACGCTGACCCTGGATGGAGCCGGATGGGACGAGTGTTCGAGTGGCTGGAGCGAGCCATTCCAACCGGGCGGTCCGGGTGCCTGGACGGCCATGCCTTCGGTGGCTGATCTTTTTCCCTGGACGATGCCGGGGGTGAAACCGAACCGGACGTGGGTGTACGCACCGGATCCCGGCACTCTGCGGAAGAGATGGTCCGTCCTCACGCAGGCGCGGCCGGAGGACAGACCCGCTCTGCTCAAGGAAACGCGGGATTCCCAGATCGGCGCCGAAAAGCCCGCCGTTCCGGGCATGGCAGCCCATCGCGGAACCCTTCTCGACGAGACCGGTCCGTGCCCGGCGCTGACGCGTGTCGCCCACCGGCCGTTCGACCGGAAGTGGGTGATACCCGATGCGAGGCTGCATGACAGGCCGCGACCGCCGCTGTGGGGAACGGCGTCGGCGCGGCAGATCTTCCTGGTCGAACAACACGCTCATCCGATCACGGATGGCCCAGCTCTTCTGTTTTCCGCCCTGATCCCCGACATGGACTGTTTCATGGGCCATCACGGCGGCCGCGTCGCCGCCCTCTACCGCGATCGGCCGGGCACGATTCCGAACCTCGCACCCGGGTTGCTCGATCTACTGGCACAGGAGTTCGACCAGACCGTCGAGCCGGCCGATCTCCTCTCCTACGTTGCCGCGGTGACGGCGCACCCCGGGTTCACCCGTCGTTTTGCCGGCGAGCTCAAGGTGCCCGGGATCAGGATTCCGATCACGCGGCGGCGACGTCTGTGGAATGAAGCGGTGCGCCTCGGCCGTGAAACGATCTGGCTCCACTCCTTCGGCGATCGTTGTGCCGATCCGGCCGCAGGCCGCGGCGGCATCCCGAGAATGACCACTGATGGCCCGGTCGTGCGAAGACCCATCCCGGACGACGAGGACGGCATGCCGGAGGTCGTCGATTACGACCCGCGAACCCGGACCCTGCAGGTGGGCCAGGGAGAGATTTCGCCGGTGTCTCCGGAGGTCATGACCTACCGGGTGTCGGGAACCCTCGTGGTCAAGCACTGGTTCGGCTACCGGAAACGGAAGCCGACCGGGGTCCGGTCCTCGCCGCTGAACGACATCACCGCCGGCACGTGGACCGCGGACATGACCACCGAGCTGGTCAACCTCCTGCACCTCCTTGGCCGGTGTGTCGAGTTGGAACCGGACCAGGACAGGGTGCTCGACAAGGTCATGAACGGGCCGCTGTTCACGATCGATGACCTGGAGACGGCGGGGATCCTGCCGGTACCTGCCGCGGCGCGAAAAGCCCCGGCGACGCAGCAGGAGGCCGACCTGTTCTCAGCGGACGAGTAG